The Caulifigura coniformis genome includes a region encoding these proteins:
- a CDS encoding class I SAM-dependent methyltransferase, which produces MMRPRPELEQNRAAWNGLANEHSPFAKPATDAELTSPIASLDSRGWLPGDVSGLNVLCLAAAGGWQSILYAAAGAHVTVVDISDAMLAIDQREADRRGFRMRLIQGTMDDLAGLNAAEFDIVHQPVSTCYVPKLEPVYREIARVLREGGLYISQHKQPTSLQISHRDAFHRYVLGVSYYHEGALPELADVAYREEGATEYLHRWQDMVGGLCKTGFVIEDFVEPRRGDPKAAPGHFGHRGMVVAPYVRIKARRMREAQSYLGRSAIWTP; this is translated from the coding sequence ATGATGCGTCCCCGTCCGGAACTTGAACAAAACCGCGCGGCCTGGAACGGGCTGGCCAATGAACACAGCCCGTTTGCGAAACCGGCCACGGATGCTGAACTCACGAGCCCGATCGCCTCGCTCGACAGCCGCGGCTGGCTTCCGGGAGACGTCTCGGGGTTGAACGTGCTGTGCCTGGCGGCGGCTGGGGGCTGGCAGTCGATTCTGTATGCGGCGGCGGGGGCGCATGTCACGGTCGTCGACATCAGCGACGCCATGCTGGCGATCGACCAGCGTGAGGCGGATCGCCGCGGCTTCAGGATGCGGCTGATCCAGGGGACGATGGACGACCTGGCGGGGTTGAACGCCGCGGAATTCGACATCGTGCACCAGCCGGTCAGCACGTGCTACGTCCCGAAGCTCGAACCGGTTTACCGGGAGATCGCGAGGGTGCTGCGCGAAGGGGGGCTGTACATCAGCCAGCACAAGCAGCCGACATCACTGCAGATCAGCCACCGCGACGCGTTCCACCGGTACGTCCTGGGGGTCTCCTATTATCACGAAGGAGCTCTTCCGGAGCTGGCGGATGTGGCCTATCGGGAAGAGGGAGCGACCGAGTACCTGCACCGCTGGCAGGACATGGTCGGCGGCCTGTGCAAAACGGGGTTCGTGATCGAGGACTTCGTCGAGCCACGGCGGGGCGATCCGAAAGCAGCGCCGGGGCACTTCGGCCATCGAGGGATGGTCGTTGCTCCGTACGTGCGGATCAAAGCGCGGCGGATGCGGGAGGCGCAGAGTTATCTGGGCCGGAGTGCGATCTGGACGCCGTGA
- a CDS encoding sigma-70 family RNA polymerase sigma factor — MEPSVEPSPELLRNAADGQAEALNALLDGVRDPIRRMIRARMDRRMAGRVDASDIVQDVLMEATRRLPDYIRGPAMPFRLWLRQIAQDRMIDLHRRHRAQRRDVTREQTGAPAGWDDASSLDLAARLVDSELTPAAHAIRQELQRRFYSALDELREDDREVVVMRHVEQMGNNEVAEALGLTPAAAGMRYLRALRRLKEVLGETPSQAE; from the coding sequence ATGGAGCCGAGCGTCGAACCGTCCCCGGAATTGTTGCGAAACGCGGCCGACGGGCAGGCCGAGGCGCTCAACGCCCTGCTGGACGGGGTGCGGGACCCGATTCGCCGAATGATCCGAGCCCGGATGGATCGGCGGATGGCGGGGCGCGTCGACGCGAGCGATATCGTCCAGGACGTGCTCATGGAGGCAACGCGTCGGTTGCCGGACTACATCCGCGGGCCGGCCATGCCGTTCCGGCTGTGGCTCAGGCAGATTGCCCAGGACCGGATGATCGACCTGCACCGCCGTCACCGGGCGCAACGACGGGACGTGACCCGCGAACAGACGGGTGCTCCGGCCGGCTGGGACGACGCCTCGTCACTGGACCTGGCGGCACGCCTCGTCGACTCGGAACTGACACCGGCCGCGCATGCCATCCGGCAGGAACTCCAGCGTCGGTTCTACTCGGCGCTGGATGAACTGCGTGAGGACGACCGTGAAGTGGTGGTGATGAGGCATGTCGAGCAGATGGGGAACAACGAGGTTGCAGAGGCGCTGGGGCTGACGCCGGCGGCGGCGGGGATGCGGTACCTGCGGGCGTTGCGGCGGCTGAAGGAAGTGCTGGGAGAAACGCCTTCGCAGGCGGAGTGA
- the cysC gene encoding adenylyl-sulfate kinase: MAEQLATNVTWHDHSVARADREKIKGQKGVVIWFTGLSACGKSTIANTVDHMLNQMGRHTYLLDGDNIRMGLNKNLKFSAEDRAENIRRIGEVAKLFADAGVITLTAFISPYKKDRDAVRALLKDGEFIEVYVDASLETCEKRDPKGLYKKARAGEIKGFTGIDDPYEAPEKPELVLDSNNKGIDALANEVVAYLKSKNLLG, encoded by the coding sequence ATGGCTGAACAACTGGCAACCAACGTTACCTGGCACGACCACAGCGTGGCCCGTGCTGACCGCGAAAAGATCAAGGGACAGAAGGGCGTGGTGATCTGGTTCACCGGCCTGTCCGCTTGCGGCAAGAGCACGATCGCCAACACCGTCGACCACATGCTGAATCAGATGGGCCGCCACACCTATCTGCTCGATGGCGACAATATCCGCATGGGCCTCAACAAGAACCTCAAGTTCTCGGCCGAAGACCGTGCGGAAAACATTCGCCGCATTGGCGAAGTCGCCAAGCTGTTCGCCGACGCCGGCGTCATCACCCTCACCGCCTTCATCTCCCCCTACAAGAAGGACCGCGACGCCGTCCGCGCCCTCCTGAAGGACGGGGAATTCATCGAGGTCTACGTCGACGCGTCCCTCGAAACCTGTGAAAAACGCGACCCGAAGGGCCTCTACAAGAAGGCCCGTGCCGGCGAAATCAAGGGTTTCACCGGAATCGATGACCCGTACGAAGCTCCGGAAAAGCCGGAACTCGTTCTCGATTCCAACAACAAGGGAATCGACGCACTGGCGAACGAAGTCGTCGCCTACCTCAAGTCGAAGAATCTCCTCGGCTGA
- a CDS encoding aldehyde dehydrogenase has protein sequence MNTTETTIRAVVEQVLQQLGSKPATAASKPAPARTSGGEIPVISSRNGAAFSAGSRGSDGVFHSVDDAVAAAGEAFEKFRMRPVSDREKVVQIVKTLCEQQAEELGRLEMEETKIGRLDHKVEKLKIIKLVPGTEFLKPTAYTGDRGLTMIEQAPFGVIGAITPVTHSLPTLAGNVVNMAAAGNSMVFNPHPSGAKIACEGVRRFNREISRAIGIENLVTIIEKPTIESADEIFQHRGVKMLCVTGGPAVARAALAAKKKSVVAGPGNPPVVVDETADIDNAAKCIVAGAAYDNNLLCIGEKEVFAVAPIFDKLMDAVGRHGGFRLNSTQIDALTKLAFAPPKEQGGHAILNKDLVGKDAAVLAQMIGVKVPAGTQLLYGETDTNNPFVPEEQMMPFVPFVRAKNTQHAIELALEFEHGFGHTAIIHSRDMRTTTMMGRLMNTTLFIANGPSMAGLGLGGEGFLSFSVATPSGEGVTTPATFTRSRRFVLADDLRMI, from the coding sequence ATGAATACCACGGAAACGACGATTCGCGCGGTCGTGGAGCAGGTGCTGCAGCAGCTCGGCTCGAAGCCCGCAACAGCGGCTTCAAAACCGGCGCCCGCACGAACCTCCGGCGGCGAGATCCCCGTGATCTCCTCCCGCAACGGTGCGGCTTTCTCGGCTGGATCACGCGGCTCCGACGGTGTCTTCCATTCCGTCGACGACGCTGTCGCTGCGGCCGGAGAGGCCTTCGAGAAGTTTCGCATGCGGCCGGTCTCCGACCGCGAGAAGGTCGTCCAGATCGTCAAGACCCTCTGCGAACAGCAGGCCGAAGAACTCGGCCGGCTGGAAATGGAAGAAACGAAAATCGGCCGCCTCGATCACAAGGTCGAGAAGCTCAAGATCATCAAGCTCGTCCCGGGGACAGAGTTCCTGAAGCCGACCGCCTATACCGGCGACCGCGGCCTCACGATGATCGAGCAGGCCCCCTTCGGTGTCATCGGCGCGATCACGCCTGTGACCCACTCTCTCCCGACGCTCGCCGGCAACGTGGTCAACATGGCCGCCGCCGGCAACTCGATGGTCTTCAATCCGCATCCCAGCGGAGCGAAGATCGCTTGCGAAGGTGTCCGTCGCTTCAATCGCGAAATCTCCAGGGCGATCGGCATCGAAAACCTGGTCACGATCATCGAGAAGCCGACAATCGAATCGGCCGACGAGATCTTCCAGCATCGCGGCGTGAAAATGCTCTGCGTCACCGGCGGTCCTGCCGTCGCCCGCGCAGCGCTCGCCGCCAAGAAGAAGTCGGTCGTCGCCGGACCGGGCAACCCGCCTGTCGTTGTCGACGAAACGGCCGACATCGACAACGCCGCAAAGTGCATCGTCGCCGGCGCCGCCTACGACAATAACCTCCTGTGCATCGGCGAGAAGGAAGTCTTCGCCGTCGCCCCGATCTTCGACAAGCTGATGGACGCCGTGGGGCGGCATGGCGGATTCCGCCTGAACTCCACGCAGATCGACGCCCTCACCAAACTCGCCTTCGCTCCTCCCAAAGAGCAGGGGGGGCACGCGATCCTCAACAAGGATCTCGTCGGAAAAGACGCCGCAGTCCTCGCCCAGATGATCGGCGTGAAGGTCCCGGCCGGCACGCAACTGCTCTACGGCGAAACGGACACGAACAACCCGTTCGTCCCCGAAGAACAGATGATGCCCTTTGTCCCGTTCGTCCGCGCCAAGAACACGCAGCACGCGATCGAACTGGCCCTCGAGTTCGAGCATGGCTTCGGCCACACCGCCATCATCCATTCCCGCGACATGCGGACCACGACGATGATGGGCCGCCTGATGAACACCACCCTGTTCATCGCGAACGGCCCATCAATGGCCGGCCTGGGCCTCGGAGGCGAAGGCTTCCTCTCGTTCAGCGTCGCCACCCCCAGCGGAGAAGGGGTGACCACGCCCGCCACCTTCACCCGCAGCCGCCGCTTCGTCCTCGCCGACGATCTCCGTATGATTTAG
- a CDS encoding EutN/CcmL family microcompartment protein, translated as MQLARVVGRATATAKHPSLNGWRLLIVQPLDQEKQPDGDPQIAICELGSSTGDEVMITADGSTIRDMMKVENSPVRFAVLGQIDPQS; from the coding sequence ATGCAACTCGCCAGAGTCGTCGGACGTGCCACCGCCACGGCGAAACACCCGTCGCTGAACGGCTGGCGGCTCCTGATCGTCCAGCCACTGGATCAGGAAAAGCAACCGGATGGTGACCCGCAAATCGCAATCTGCGAGCTGGGCAGTTCCACCGGCGACGAAGTCATGATCACCGCCGACGGCTCAACCATCCGCGACATGATGAAAGTCGAAAACAGCCCCGTCCGCTTCGCCGTCCTCGGGCAGATTGATCCGCAGTCGTGA
- a CDS encoding DUF4288 domain-containing protein, with protein MKFESRYSAKLLFQFRVEVNGSSGVRRLCEERILTFSAENARQALREAKRRGRAAKYRFPNSDGNPVYFEFVGVLELIRLLDGDSDEVWYEIVERVRPMERRSTLIPPEKRLSAIRHAE; from the coding sequence ATGAAGTTCGAATCCAGATATTCGGCGAAGCTTCTGTTTCAGTTTCGGGTCGAGGTGAACGGCTCGTCAGGCGTCCGTCGCCTTTGCGAAGAACGCATCCTCACATTCTCCGCGGAAAACGCCCGGCAGGCGTTACGCGAAGCCAAGCGCCGGGGCCGCGCGGCGAAGTACCGCTTTCCAAACTCCGACGGCAATCCAGTCTACTTTGAGTTCGTCGGCGTTCTCGAACTGATTCGATTGCTCGATGGCGACTCGGACGAAGTCTGGTACGAAATCGTCGAGCGTGTTCGTCCCATGGAGCGGCGTTCAACGCTCATTCCGCCAGAGAAACGACTCTCCGCGATCAGGCACGCGGAGTGA
- the purB gene encoding adenylosuccinate lyase, translated as MSHDVYESPLNSRYASKEMSALWSDQAKHSTWRRIWVALAEAQNELGLDVTKAQVEELRANVDNIDFNVAAKYELELRHDVMAHVHAFRDQCPTAGGIIHLGATSCEVTDNTELIQMRQALHLIRRRLVQVIDVLAAFASKYRDLPCLGMTHLQPAQPTTVGKRATLWCYDLVLDLEEIEHRIDQLKFRGIKGTTGTQATFLQLLGGDHARVSELEKRVSAKLGFEAVYPVTGQTYSRKVDAQVLAALSGIGQSAHKMGSDMRILQSRKELEEPFETKQIGSSAMAYKRNPMRAERMCALSRFAMHLAGSADDTAAVQWMERTLDDSANRRLVIPQAFLAIDATLILYRNIVDGMVVYPEVIGRHLAEELPFMATEEILMAGVQQGGDRQELHERIRVHSQAAAREVKEFGRPNDLIQRLQEDSGFVKVDVGATLDARRYIGRAPQQVDDFVEDFVEPVRKKYVGDLRGATEGLRV; from the coding sequence ATGTCCCACGACGTCTACGAATCTCCGCTCAATTCCCGCTACGCCTCGAAGGAGATGAGCGCCCTCTGGTCCGATCAGGCCAAGCACTCCACCTGGCGCCGCATCTGGGTCGCACTCGCCGAAGCCCAGAATGAACTCGGCCTTGATGTCACGAAAGCCCAGGTCGAAGAGCTCCGCGCCAACGTCGACAACATCGATTTCAACGTCGCCGCGAAATACGAACTCGAACTCCGTCACGACGTGATGGCGCATGTGCACGCCTTTCGCGACCAGTGCCCCACCGCCGGCGGCATCATCCACCTCGGCGCCACTTCATGCGAAGTCACCGATAACACCGAACTCATCCAGATGCGGCAGGCGCTGCATCTCATCCGCCGCCGGCTCGTCCAGGTGATCGACGTTCTCGCGGCGTTCGCCTCGAAGTACCGCGATCTTCCCTGCCTGGGGATGACTCACCTGCAGCCGGCGCAGCCGACCACCGTCGGCAAGCGGGCCACCCTCTGGTGCTACGACCTTGTCCTCGACCTCGAGGAAATCGAACACCGGATCGACCAGTTGAAGTTCCGCGGGATCAAGGGGACCACCGGAACCCAGGCCACCTTCCTGCAACTGCTCGGCGGCGATCACGCCAGGGTGTCGGAACTCGAAAAACGCGTCTCGGCCAAGCTGGGATTTGAAGCGGTCTACCCCGTGACGGGCCAGACCTATTCCCGGAAGGTCGATGCCCAGGTGCTGGCGGCCCTTTCCGGCATCGGCCAGTCGGCCCACAAGATGGGCTCAGACATGCGGATCCTCCAGAGCCGGAAAGAACTCGAAGAGCCGTTCGAAACGAAGCAGATCGGCTCCTCCGCCATGGCCTACAAACGCAATCCGATGCGGGCGGAGCGGATGTGCGCCCTCTCGCGGTTCGCCATGCATCTGGCAGGCAGCGCCGACGACACGGCGGCAGTGCAGTGGATGGAGCGGACGCTCGACGACAGCGCCAACCGCAGACTCGTCATTCCGCAGGCGTTCCTCGCAATCGATGCGACCCTCATTCTCTATCGAAACATCGTCGACGGAATGGTCGTCTATCCCGAGGTGATTGGTCGCCATCTGGCAGAGGAACTTCCGTTCATGGCCACCGAAGAAATCCTCATGGCCGGCGTCCAGCAGGGGGGGGATCGCCAGGAACTCCACGAGCGGATTCGCGTCCACAGCCAGGCGGCCGCCCGCGAAGTCAAGGAATTCGGCCGACCAAATGACCTGATTCAGCGCCTTCAGGAAGATTCAGGCTTTGTTAAGGTCGACGTCGGGGCCACACTGGACGCCCGGCGTTACATCGGCCGGGCTCCGCAGCAGGTCGACGACTTTGTTGAAGATTTCGTGGAGCCGGTCCGAAAGAAATATGTTGGCGACCTCCGAGGGGCGACGGAGGGATTGCGCGTCTGA
- a CDS encoding aminotransferase-like domain-containing protein, with protein sequence MSHVLHTSGLSQRSRWAADQAISFLMQQGVENPGCISLAAGLVDEDSLPAEPVRETVVTLLSDSASARSALQYGTTQGRLDLRGSLLDYMAAQEGVPRETLGYDASRMVVTTGSQQLLSLLCETLLDPGDICIVGAPTYFVFLGCLAGVGAEPISVPLDENGMQPELLEQALARLNELGRLPQVKMIYVVSEFDNPSGVSVSLERRKAIVDIANRWSIHNRILILEDAAYRDLRFDGNPLPSLLALDGSKEQVLYTQTFSKTLSPGLRVGFGVLPKDVMKPVLDRKGNEDFGSANFPQAIVTRMLKSGAFQEHVRHVRDSYTRKRDAMLAAAEKYFADIPGVTWRRPSGGLYVWMSLPASIPTGFQSPLFQAAVKQHGVMYVPGELCFAPVQGGRPKNHMRLSYGVQTPEGITDGMWRLSRAVKQVLAG encoded by the coding sequence ATGTCACACGTGCTCCACACATCCGGACTCTCCCAGCGCAGCCGCTGGGCGGCCGACCAGGCGATCAGCTTCCTGATGCAACAGGGAGTGGAGAACCCGGGGTGTATTTCGCTGGCCGCGGGACTGGTCGACGAAGACTCCCTTCCGGCCGAGCCGGTGCGGGAGACGGTGGTGACGCTCCTTTCCGACAGCGCCTCCGCACGGTCGGCGCTGCAGTACGGAACGACACAGGGCCGACTGGACCTGCGGGGCAGCCTTCTCGATTACATGGCGGCGCAGGAAGGCGTCCCTCGTGAGACGCTGGGGTATGACGCCTCACGGATGGTGGTGACAACGGGCTCGCAGCAGCTGCTGTCGCTGCTTTGTGAAACGCTGCTCGATCCGGGTGACATCTGCATCGTTGGAGCGCCGACGTACTTCGTGTTCCTGGGATGCCTGGCGGGGGTCGGGGCCGAGCCGATCAGCGTGCCATTGGACGAGAACGGGATGCAGCCGGAACTGCTCGAGCAGGCGCTCGCACGGCTGAACGAGCTGGGGCGGTTGCCGCAGGTGAAGATGATTTACGTCGTCAGCGAGTTCGATAATCCGAGCGGCGTCTCGGTGTCGCTGGAACGTCGGAAAGCGATTGTCGACATCGCGAACCGCTGGTCGATCCACAACCGAATCCTGATCCTGGAAGACGCGGCGTATCGCGATCTGCGTTTCGACGGCAATCCCCTGCCCAGCCTGTTGGCGCTCGACGGCTCGAAGGAACAGGTGCTGTACACGCAGACGTTCTCAAAAACGCTCTCCCCCGGGCTGCGCGTCGGTTTCGGCGTGCTGCCGAAGGACGTCATGAAGCCAGTGCTCGACCGTAAGGGGAATGAGGATTTCGGATCGGCGAACTTTCCGCAGGCGATCGTGACCCGGATGCTGAAATCAGGAGCGTTCCAGGAACACGTGCGGCATGTGCGGGATTCGTACACGCGCAAGCGTGACGCGATGCTGGCGGCCGCCGAGAAATACTTCGCGGACATACCGGGCGTGACGTGGCGGCGGCCCTCCGGGGGGCTGTATGTGTGGATGAGCCTGCCGGCGTCGATTCCGACGGGCTTTCAGAGCCCGCTGTTCCAGGCCGCGGTCAAGCAGCACGGCGTGATGTATGTGCCGGGCGAACTCTGTTTCGCGCCGGTCCAGGGAGGGCGTCCCAAGAATCACATGCGTCTGAGCTACGGCGTGCAGACGCCGGAGGGGATCACGGACGGGATGTGGCGCCTGTCACGGGCGGTGAAGCAAGTACTGGCGGGTTGA
- a CDS encoding DNA gyrase/topoisomerase IV subunit B yields MAGTDSGTDSTKTTSVEYGAEQIRALEGIEGIRLRPDMYIGGTDQHGLHHLVYELVSNSIDENVNGHASYALVNLHADGSCTVEDDGRGIPVGPMPDMDNRPALEVVFTELHAGGKFDRKSGYQVGTGGLHGLGVKAVNACSEWVEVEVKREGFVWTMEFAEGKVTKPLTKLGPTEATGTKVTFKPDPTIFKGVQFSYETIHRVLQDAAFLNARLRIRIADDASGRSDEFYYENGLEAFVKHLNRTETTLFPNVIQISGNAPADAGGQVDVNVALQYNDGFTETVRCYANGIYNSEGGAHLSGFRTALTRVLNSYARKEGIIKEKDVNVQGEDFREGLAAVVTIRHPDPKFEAQTKIRCLNPDAESAVSAIVGEHLGKYFEENPQVAKLLCTKGLRAAEAREAARKARDLARDKNKVSGGGLPEKLRDCRNHNLDVSELYLVEGDSAGGSADTGRDSATQAVLPLRGKILNVEKAQLIKVLANQEVAALFKAIGISPMAEDIDIAKRRYGKIILMTDADVDGSHIRTLLLTFLFRHMRELVKQGCVYIAQPPLYRVLQKNRRNQKPRYVQTHEEMMGELLDLGLHGAELTLHHRPDDPSPNGKPPRVFGANQLKKLAEVMTQIDEPLATLEHRGINLAQFARAHSREGELPRFRATVGFEEKWFFTKEEREAHEAETRPAATAPTDGAAAPVESHISELHEVRSINKAVATLRSDFELDLRDLTLPPNVNAEPVFPYLLSTENGERKLQTIRDIVPALRDLGGRGLNYTRFKGLGEMNPDELFETAMDPSVRILKRVTLDDAASAEEIFRVLMGDHVEPRREFIEKHALEVRDLDV; encoded by the coding sequence GTGGCTGGAACTGACAGCGGAACTGATTCGACCAAAACGACTTCTGTCGAATATGGCGCGGAGCAAATCAGGGCTCTTGAGGGAATCGAAGGGATCCGGCTGCGCCCGGACATGTACATCGGCGGAACCGACCAGCACGGCCTGCACCACCTGGTCTACGAACTCGTTTCGAACTCGATCGACGAGAATGTCAACGGGCATGCTTCGTACGCGCTGGTGAACCTGCACGCGGACGGTTCGTGCACGGTGGAAGACGACGGCCGCGGTATTCCGGTCGGGCCAATGCCGGACATGGACAACCGCCCTGCCCTCGAAGTTGTGTTCACCGAGCTGCACGCGGGGGGCAAATTCGACCGCAAGAGCGGGTACCAGGTGGGCACGGGCGGTCTGCACGGGCTGGGCGTGAAGGCGGTCAACGCCTGCAGCGAATGGGTGGAAGTGGAAGTGAAGCGCGAGGGCTTCGTCTGGACGATGGAGTTCGCGGAAGGCAAGGTCACCAAGCCGCTGACGAAACTGGGACCGACGGAAGCCACGGGGACCAAGGTCACCTTCAAGCCGGATCCGACGATCTTCAAGGGGGTGCAATTCTCCTACGAGACGATTCACCGCGTGCTCCAGGACGCTGCCTTCCTCAACGCTCGGCTGCGGATCCGGATCGCGGATGACGCCTCGGGGCGGTCGGACGAGTTCTATTACGAAAACGGGCTGGAAGCGTTCGTCAAGCACCTGAACCGCACCGAGACGACGCTGTTTCCAAACGTCATCCAGATTTCGGGAAACGCTCCGGCGGATGCGGGGGGGCAGGTCGATGTGAATGTCGCCCTGCAATACAACGACGGCTTCACGGAAACGGTCCGCTGCTACGCCAACGGCATCTACAACAGCGAAGGCGGCGCCCATCTCAGCGGCTTCCGCACCGCCCTCACCCGTGTGCTCAACAGCTACGCGAGGAAAGAAGGGATCATCAAAGAGAAGGACGTCAACGTTCAGGGCGAGGACTTCCGTGAAGGCCTGGCGGCTGTCGTGACAATCCGGCATCCGGATCCGAAGTTCGAGGCCCAGACGAAGATCCGCTGCCTGAACCCCGATGCGGAAAGCGCGGTGTCAGCGATCGTCGGCGAGCATCTCGGCAAGTATTTCGAAGAGAATCCGCAGGTCGCGAAGCTGCTGTGCACGAAGGGTCTGCGCGCGGCGGAAGCCCGCGAGGCCGCACGAAAGGCCCGGGATCTCGCCCGCGACAAGAACAAGGTTTCGGGGGGCGGACTGCCGGAAAAGCTGCGTGACTGCCGGAACCACAATCTCGACGTCTCGGAACTGTACCTGGTGGAAGGTGATTCGGCCGGCGGATCGGCCGACACCGGACGCGACTCGGCGACGCAGGCGGTGCTTCCCCTGCGCGGGAAGATTCTGAACGTCGAGAAGGCACAGCTGATCAAGGTGCTGGCGAACCAGGAAGTGGCGGCGCTGTTCAAGGCGATCGGCATCTCCCCGATGGCCGAAGATATCGACATTGCGAAGCGGCGTTACGGCAAGATCATCCTGATGACCGACGCCGACGTGGACGGCTCGCACATCCGGACACTTCTGTTGACGTTTCTCTTCCGCCATATGCGGGAACTGGTGAAGCAGGGCTGCGTGTATATCGCCCAGCCGCCGCTGTACCGGGTGCTGCAGAAGAACCGCCGGAACCAGAAGCCCCGCTATGTGCAGACGCACGAAGAGATGATGGGTGAGCTGCTGGACCTGGGTCTGCACGGCGCAGAACTGACGCTACACCACCGACCGGATGATCCCTCCCCCAACGGCAAGCCGCCGAGGGTGTTCGGCGCGAATCAGCTGAAGAAGCTGGCCGAAGTGATGACGCAGATCGACGAGCCACTGGCGACCCTCGAGCACCGGGGGATCAACCTTGCGCAGTTCGCGAGGGCCCACTCCCGCGAGGGTGAGCTGCCGCGATTCCGGGCGACTGTCGGCTTTGAGGAGAAGTGGTTCTTCACGAAGGAAGAGCGCGAGGCGCACGAAGCGGAGACGCGTCCGGCCGCGACAGCGCCTACGGACGGAGCCGCAGCGCCGGTGGAATCTCATATTTCCGAGCTGCATGAAGTCCGCTCGATCAACAAGGCCGTCGCGACCCTGCGTTCGGACTTCGAGCTCGATCTGCGCGATCTGACGCTGCCGCCGAACGTCAACGCCGAGCCGGTCTTTCCCTATCTGCTGTCGACGGAGAACGGCGAGCGGAAGCTGCAGACGATTCGTGACATCGTGCCGGCCCTTCGCGATCTGGGCGGACGCGGCCTGAACTACACGCGGTTCAAAGGGCTCGGGGAAATGAACCCGGACGAACTGTTCGAAACTGCGATGGATCCCAGCGTCCGCATCCTCAAGAGGGTCACCCTGGACGATGCGGCCTCGGCGGAAGAGATCTTCCGAGTGCTGATGGGAGACCACGTGGAACCGCGGCGCGAGTTCATCGAGAAGCACGCGCTCGAAGTTCGGGACCTCGACGTTTAG
- a CDS encoding NuoI/complex I 23 kDa subunit family protein: MPISSQDVTWVEEPKIGFWEATFLPAIAAGLKTTIGHVTNYKPTTIQYPEVKPELPLHYRGVHRLNRDEKDRVKCVACMLCATACPANCIHIEAEKAPPEWPDRDKFPKSFVLDELRCIYCGMCEEACPVDAIELTHIYDMTGLTRDEMNFDREKLLSVFDQTKDNPRDPIRTRRGKLGPASDFQTLPAVGPATSVPDQDRAANAATPGVIRGVVRQD; the protein is encoded by the coding sequence ATGCCGATTTCATCGCAAGACGTGACCTGGGTCGAAGAGCCGAAAATCGGGTTCTGGGAGGCAACATTCCTTCCAGCGATCGCGGCAGGTCTCAAAACGACGATCGGCCACGTCACAAATTACAAGCCCACCACCATCCAGTATCCCGAAGTGAAGCCGGAACTCCCGCTTCACTATCGTGGCGTTCATCGCCTGAATCGTGATGAAAAGGACCGCGTCAAATGCGTCGCCTGCATGCTGTGTGCGACGGCCTGTCCCGCAAACTGCATCCACATCGAGGCCGAAAAGGCTCCCCCCGAGTGGCCCGACCGCGACAAGTTTCCCAAGTCGTTCGTCCTCGATGAACTCCGCTGCATCTATTGTGGCATGTGCGAAGAGGCCTGCCCCGTCGACGCGATCGAACTCACGCACATCTATGACATGACCGGGCTCACGCGCGACGAAATGAACTTCGATCGCGAGAAGTTGCTCAGCGTCTTTGACCAGACCAAGGACAACCCCCGCGATCCGATCCGCACCCGCCGCGGCAAACTCGGCCCCGCTTCCGATTTCCAGACCCTCCCAGCCGTTGGGCCCGCGACCTCCGTTCCCGACCAGGATCGGGCTGCCAACGCGGCGACCCCGGGCGTCATCCGCGGCGTCGTCCGTCAGGATTGA